The following coding sequences are from one Helicoverpa armigera isolate CAAS_96S chromosome 2, ASM3070526v1, whole genome shotgun sequence window:
- the LOC110372052 gene encoding histone-binding protein N1/N2 — translation MTEVSEVSTSSPLELLAAGRRHLAVRDFSAAASTLAEACEGLAKEHGDTADQCAEAYLWYGKALLGLSREESGVLGDGMPGSGNADGEEEDEEEQEENGENGEAEAEVDEHAEPEKEKANGEVEKSEAESTTKEEEPGSSTAQDDNEEPGTTNGDAHDESAMNVDAEDDVDNLQLAWEMLDLARSILYRRVQEGGGDASRAQLADVYLALGEVALESETYDKAVTDMQSCLDLQKELYRSDDRRIAETHYQIGLANSLASNFEDAITHFKNAANILETRIKTLENPAAVTDDATVKKFTTADPFYSVEGEIKELKELLPEIQEKIQDMMDYKAETIKRVRETLCSTNGEGSSTSNGAGPSSSSSSSSAPKPAASDISHLIKRKRKASEGEADSSASKRVNT, via the exons ATGACTGAGGTATCAGAAGTATCCACATCATCCCCTTTGGAACTGTTGGCTGCGGGCCGCAGACATCTGGCTGTGAGAGACTTCAGTGCGGCAGCCAGCACCCTTGCCGAGGCCTGTGAAGGACTCGCTAAGGAACACGGAGACACTGCCGATCAGTGCGCTGAGGCATATTTATG GTATGGTAAAGCTCTTCTTGGGTTATCAAGAGAAGAGAGTGGAGTCCTTGGCGATGGCATGCCAGGGTCTGGTAATGCTGATGGGGAGGAAGAAGATGAGGAAG AACAAGAAGAGAACGGTGAAAATGGAGAAGCAGAGGCAGAAGTAGATGAGCATGCCGAACCAGAGAAGGAGAAGGCAAATGGAGAAGTTGAGAAGAGTGAAGCAGAGTCCACCACTAAGGAAGAGGAGCCAGGCAGCAGCACTGCACAGGATGATAATGAGGAACCT GGAACAACTAACGGCGACGCACACGACGAGTCTGCAATGAATGTCGATGCTGAAGATGATGTTGATAACTTGCAACTTGCTTGGGAAATGCTTG ACTTAGCCCGCAGCATCCTGTACCGCCGCGTGCAGGAGGGCGGCGGCGACGCGTCCCGCGCGCAGCTGGCGGACGTGTACCTCGCGCTCGGCGAGGTGGCGCTCGAGAGCGAGACATACGACAAGGCTGTTACTGACATGC AGAGCTGTCTTGATCTCCAGAAGGAACTTTACCGCAGTGACGACAGGCGTATTGCAGAGACTCATTATCAAATTG GTTTGGCAAACTCCCTGGCATCAAACTTCGAAGACGCGATCACGCACTTCAAAAATGCAGCGAACATTCTAGAAACTAGAATCAAGACACTAGAAAACCCTGCAGCCGTCACCGACGATGCCACAGTCAAGAAGTTCACTACAGCAGACCCATTCTACTCTGTGGAAGGAGAAATTAAGGAGCTAAAGGAACTTCTGCCTGAAATACAGGAGAAAATTCAGGATATGATGGACTATAAGGCTGAG ACAATAAAACGCGTCCGCGAAACGCTCTGTTCCACGAACGGAGAAGGTTCGTCGACGTCAAATGGCGCGGGCCCTAGCTCTAGTTCCAGTTCATCATCAGCTCCGAAACCCGCTGCCTCCGACATTTCTCATCTTATCAAAAGGAAGAGGAAGGCCAGTGAGGGCGAAGCAGATTCCTCAGCATCCAAGAGAGTGAACACGTGA
- the LOC110372083 gene encoding prostaglandin reductase 1: MVKARKYVVKKVFEGLPKREDFEIVEYDLPPIRNGEILVKTEWVSVDPYMRAYNARFPIPYDQFGYQVGVVEDSKDPRFPVGTRVVSHTGWCDYSIIDTNEPQPPAGKVYKLPNLHGLSNSLGVGAVGMPGTTAYFAFLEICKPKAGETVVVTGAAGAVGSLVGQIAKIKGCKVIGFAGSDEKVKWLEEIGFDKAINYKTADIKTALQEAAPNGVDCFFDNVGGEVSSSVIYQMNDFGRVAVVGSISSYNESPTNIPKATILQPVVVAKELTIAGFRVWQALHRQSDAHNPLVKWIQSGELKPREHITEGFENIYDAFVGMLKGENVGKAVVKL; the protein is encoded by the coding sequence ATGGTGAAGGCACGCAAATACGTCGTCAAGAAAGTCTTCGAAGGTTTGCCCAAACGAGAAGACTTCGAAATTGTTGAATACGATTTACCACCGATCAGGAATGGAGAGATTCTGGTCAAAACTGAGTGGGTGAGTGTGGACCCGTACATGCGTGCCTACAATGCACGATTCCCGATTCCATACGACCAGTTCGGCTATCAAGTCGGTGTAGTTGAAGATTCAAAGGATCCTAGATTCCCAGTTGGCACCAGAGTTGTCTCCCATACAGGATGGTGTGACTACAGCATAATAGACACAAATGAACCCCAACCTCCAGCGGGAAAGGTGTACAAATTGCCAAACTTGCACGGTTTGTCGAATTCCTTGGGAGTCGGTGCAGTTGGGATGCCTGGTACTACAGCTTACTTCGCTTTTCTGGAAATTTGTAAGCCTAAAGCTGGTGAAACAGTGGTTGTGACGGGGGCTGCTGGAGCGGTCGGCTCGCTGGTCGGACAGATTGCTAAGATCAAGGGCTGCAAGGTCATCGGCTTCGCTGGCTCTGACGAGAAGGTGAAGTGGCTGGAAGAGATCGGCTTCGACAAGGCGATCAACTACAAGACTGCTGACATCAAGACGGCTCTGCAGGAAGCTGCTCCTAACGGTGTTGACTGCTTCTTCGACAATGTTGGTGGTGAAGTCAGCAGCTCAGTCATATACCAGATGAACGACTTCGGCAGAGTAGCAGTTGTCGGCAGCATCAGTTCGTACAATGAGAGTCCTACTAATATTCCCAAAGCTACCATTCTACAACCCGTCGTAGTTGCCAAAGAATTAACAATTGCAGGTTTTCGAGTTTGGCAGGCCCTTCACCGCCAATCAGATGCACATAATCCCCTAGTCAAGTGGATACAGAGTGGAGAGTTGAAGCCCAGAGAACACATCACTGAAGGCTTCGAAAATATCTACGACGCTTTTGTAGGAATGTTGAAAGGTGAAAATGTCGGTAAAGCTGTTGTTAAATTGTAA
- the LOC110372056 gene encoding prostaglandin reductase 1: protein MVKARKYVVKKHFEGLPKREDFEIVEYELPPIKNGEILVKVEWVSVDPYMRAYNSRYPTPYDQFGFQVGLVEDSKDPRYPVGTRVVSHKGWCDYTIIDPNDKNPAAGQVYKLPNLNGLSNSLGVGAVGMPGATAYFGFLEICQPKAGETVVVTGAAGAVGSLVGQIAKIKGCKVIGFAGSDDKVQWLEEIGFDKAINYKTADVSAALKEAAPKGVDCYFDNVGGELSSIIINQMNDFGRVSVCGSISSYNADPANVPKAPILQPALVFKQLKIEGFLVWRWMNRQSEAHTQLIKWIQSGQLKPREHITEGFENIFDAFLGILNGENVGKAVVKL, encoded by the coding sequence ATGGTGAAGGCACGGAAATACGTCGTCAAAAAACACTTCGAAGGTTTACCAAAACGTGAAGATTTCGAAATAGTGGAATACGAGCTACCACCAATCAAGAATGGAGAGATTCTTGTCAAAGTTGAGTGGGTGAGTGTGGATCCATACATGCGTGCCTACAATTCACGATACCCCACACCGTACGACCAGTTTGGTTTCCAAGTCGGCTTGGTAGAAGATTCCAAGGACCCCAGATATCCAGTTGGGACCAGAGTCGTCTCCCACAAAGGATGGTGTGACTATACTATCATTGATCCCAACGACAAAAATCCTGCTGCCGGGCAAGTGTATAAGTTGCCGAACTTAAACGGTTTGTCGAATTCATTGGGAGTTGGCGCCGTGGGTATGCCTGGTGCCACCGCTTACTTTGGATTTTTGGAAATTTGTCAGCCCAAAGCAGGTGAGACAGTGGTTGTGACGGGCGCTGCTGGAGCGGTCGGCTCGCTGGTCGGACAGATTGCTAAGATCAAGGGCTGCAAGGTCATCGGCTTCGCTGGCTCTGACGATAAGGTGCAGTGGCTGGAGGAGATCGGATTCGACAAGGCGATCAACTACAAGACTGCTGACGTCTCCGCGGCGCTCAAAGAAGCTGCTCCCAAGGGAGTCGATTGCTACTTCGACAATGTTGGCGGTGAGCTCAGCAGTATCATTATCAACCAGATGAATGACTTCGGCAGGGTATCAGTTTGTGGCAGCATCAGTTCATACAACGCGGATCCTGCTAACGTGCCCAAGGCACCTATCCTACAACCTGCTTTAGTGttcaaacaattgaaaatcgAAGGGTTCCTTGTGTGGCGTTGGATGAACCGCCAGTCGGAGGCACATACACAACTTATCAAGTGGATACAAAGTGGTCAGCTGAAGCCCAGGGAACACATCACTGAAGGTTTCGAAAACATCTTCGATGCTTTTCTGGGAATATTGAACGGGGAAAATGTTGGAAAGGCTGTTGttaaattataa
- the LOC110372096 gene encoding prostaglandin reductase 1 yields the protein MVKARKYVVKKDFDGLPKREDFEIVEYELPPIKNGEILVKVEWVSVDPYMRLVKPNPVPYDIPAFQVGLVVESKSPKYPVGTRIVSHKGWRDYVIIDTNKPYSDSEMFSQLYKLPDLSGFPNSLAIGAVGMPGASAYLGFLDVCQPKAGETVVVTGAAGAVGSVVGQIAKIKGCKVIGFAGSDEKVKWLEEIGFDKAINYKTADIKTALQEAAPNGVDCFFDNVGGEVSSIIIYQMNQGGRGVVVGSISAYNEDFSNLPKATMLQFPILAKQLKIQGFSITECDLNRQFEAHKELSKWIRSGQLKAREHVTEGFEKLYDAFVGMLKGENFGKAVVKL from the coding sequence ATGGTGAAGGCACGCAAATACGTCGTCAAGAAGGACTTCGACGGTTTACCCAAACGTGAAGATTTCGAAATAGTTGAGTACGAGTTACCACCGATCAAGAATGGAGAGATTCTGGTCAAAGTTGAGTGGGTGAGTGTGGACCCGTACATGCGACTGGTCAAACCAAACCCTGTTCCGTACGATATACCTGCTTTTCAAGTCGGATTAGTAGTAGAATCGAAGTCCCCTAAATACCCAGTTGGAACCCGAATAGTCTCCCACAAAGGCTGGCGTGACTACGTAATTATTGATACAAACAAGCCTTACTCTGACTCGGAAATGTTTAGTCAACTGTACAAATTGCCCGACTTAAGCGGTTTTCCTAATTCTCTCGCAATCGGCGCAGTGGGCATGCCTGGTGCCTCCGCGTACTTAGGATTTTTGGATGTTTGTCAACCCAAGGCTGGTGAGACAGTGGTTGTGACGGGCGCTGCTGGAGCGGTCGGCTCGGTAGTCGGACAGATTGCTAAGATCAAGGGCTGCAAGGTCATCGGCTTCGCTGGCTCTGACGAGAAGGTGAAGTGGCTGGAAGAGATCGGCTTCGACAAGGCGATCAACTACAAGACTGCTGACATCAAGACGGCTCTGCAGGAAGCTGCTCCTAACGGTGTTGACTGCTTCTTTGACAATGTTGGTGGTGAAGTCAGTAGTATTATAATATATCAGATGAACCAAGGTGGCCGAGGAGTAGTTGTTGGAAGTATCAGTGCCTATAATGAAGACTTTAGTAACCTGCCAAAAGCCACTATGTTGCAATTTCCTATATTAGCGAAACAATTGAAAATTCAAGGTTTTTCCATAACGGAGTGTGATTTGAATCGTCAATTTGAAGCACATAAGGAACTTTCCAAGTGGATACGGAGTGGACAGTTGAAGGCCAGGGAGCACGTAACTGAGGGTTTTGAAAAACTTTATGACGCATTTGTGGGAATGTTGAAAGGTGAAAATTTTGGTAAAGCAGTTGTGAAATTGTAa
- the LOC110375835 gene encoding prostaglandin reductase 1: MVKARKYVVKKDFEGLPKREDFEIVEYELPPIKNGEILVKVEWVSVDPYMRLLKPNSFPYDQYGFQVGLVVESKTPKYPVGSRIVSHKGWCDYVIIDTNNPYSDSEMFPQLYKLPNLSGFPNSLAIGAVGMPGASAYFGFLDVCQPKAGETVVVTGAAGAVGSVVGQIAKIKGCKVIGFAGSDEKVKWLEEIGFDKAINYKTADIKTALQEAAPNGVDCFFDNVGGEISSIIIYQMNQGGRGVIVGSISAYNGDLSNMPKATMLQFPILAKQLKIQGFSIVGFDLNRQFEAHKELSKWIRSGQLKAREHVTEGFENLYDAFVGVLKGENIGKAVVKL, translated from the coding sequence ATGGTGAAAGCACGCAAATACGTTGTCAAGAAGGACTTCGAAGGTTTACCCAAACGTGAAGATTTCGAAATAGTTGAATACGAGTTACCACCGATCAAGAATGGAGAGATTTTGGTCAAAGTTGAGTGGGTGAGTGTGGACCCGTACATGCGTCTGCTCAAACCAAACTCATTTCCGTATGATCAATACGGTTTTCAAGTGGGATTAGTAGTAGAATCAAAGACCCCTAAATACCCAGTTGGAAGCCGAATTGTCTCCCACAAAGGCTGGTGTGACTACGTAATCATTGATACTAACAACCCTTACTCTGACTCGGAAATGTTTCCTCAACTGTACAAATTGCCAAACTTAAGCGGTTTTCCTAATTCTCTCGCAATCGGCGCAGTGGGTATGCCTGGTGCCTCCGCGTACTTCGGATTTCTGGATGTTTGTCAACCCAAGGCTGGTGAAACAGTGGTTGTGACGGGCGCTGCTGGAGCGGTCGGCTCGGTAGTCGGACAGATTGCCAAGATCAAGGGCTGCAAGGTCATCGGCTTCGCTGGCTCTGACGAGAAGGTGAAGTGGCTGGAAGAGATCGGCTTCGACAAGGCGATCAACTACAAGACTGCTGACATCAAGACGGCTCTCCAAGAAGCTGCTCCTAACGGTGTTGACTGCTTCTTCGACAATGTTGGTGGCGAAATTAGCAGCATTATCATATATCAGATGAATCAAGGTGGCAGAGGAGTAATTGTTGGAAGTATCAGTGCTTATAATGGTGATCTTAGCAACATGCCAAAAGCTACTATGTTGCAATTTCCTATACTAGcgaaacaattaaaaattcaaGGTTTTTCAATAGTGGGGTTCGATTTGAATCGTCAATTTGAAGCACATAAGGAACTTTCCAAGTGGATACGGAGTGGACAGTTGAAGGCCAGGGAGCACGTAACTGAGGGTTTTGAGAACCTTTATGATGCTTTTGTGGGAGTGTTAAAAGGTGAAAACATTGGCAAGGCTgtagttaaattataa